The Candida dubliniensis CD36 chromosome 2, complete sequence genome contains a region encoding:
- a CDS encoding ER membrane ion transporter, putative (Similar to S. pombe CTA4;~Similar to S. cerevisiae SPF1;~In S. cerevisiae, involved in ER function and Ca2+ homeostasis; required for regulating Hmg2p degradation; confers sensitivity to a killer toxin (SMKT) produced by Pichia farinosa KK1) translates to MSDLVANPAIQGAELLVPKAFFLRPYVWPFSIVYPIFLQVYFQQYDKYIGGKEWTFVYTIAIVSVNLLFWLMPHWNIDINAKFNYTKVDKISDASYIKITPAPNSGMGEICEINRETFHDGEKQISFLYQKRRYLFHSKIGKFSPPEFVFDESPKLTVYQNTKGLSGDLEKMIRNYGSNKFDIPIPTFMELFKEHAVAPFFVFQIFCVALWCMDEQWYYSLFSLFMLVSFEMTTVFQRRTTMAEFQSMGIKPYDVYAHRDGKWIKIPTTELLPGDLISITRTSEGSALPCDLLLVDGSAIVNEAMLSGESTPLLKESIKLRPADEQLQPEGFDKNSILHGGTMALQVTKPESPIVPVAPDNGAFAVVTKTGFETSQGSLVRMMIFSSERVSVGNKEAFFFILFLLIFAIAASWYVWVEGTRMGRIQSKLILDCIIVITSVVPPELPMELTMAVNSSLSKLQKFYIYCTEPFRIPLAGRIDVCCFDKTGTLTAEDLVFEGLAGFKNDDIHHLYICDDAPETTSYVLGSAHALVRLDDGEVVGDPMEQATLKAAHWNVGAHDTVERESKKSKGKQEKIKILRRFQFSSALKRSSTISHINTISGKNFVAAKGAPETIRNMIIDAPENYEEIYKSFTRSGSRVLALAYKYLDSNVNVNKVKREDIESKLHFAGFIVFHCPLKDDAIETIKMLNESSHRSIMITGDNPLTACHVAKEVNITTKEVLILDAPEDHHEIGEYDNLVWRNVTESVVIPFKSSDKINLELFSKYDICITGYALNYLSDHEQILELLKHTWVYARVSPTQKEFIITSLKDAGYNTLMCGDGTNDVGALKQANIGVALLNGTEEGMNKIAENRKIEATLKVYEKQSQIFNNWGKPAPPVPAIIAHLYPPGPLNPKYLEAMEKKGVTITDDMRKAVVEAMKEPVKVPEKNANGGFNTNSNFADTILGAMNDAEAEDEAPVLKLGDASVAAPFTSKLANVNTVTHIIRQGRVALVSTIQMYKILALNCLISSYSLSVLYLAGMKFGDGQATISGILLSVCFLSISRGRPLEKLSKERPQDGIFNIYIMGSILGQFAVHIITLIYITREIYILEPREPKVDLEKEFSPSLLNTGMFLLQLAQQVSTFAVNYIGLPFRESITSNKGMYYGLLGVAGLTFSCSTEFIPELNEVMQFVPMTLDFKTKLTGCIILDLVVTFAIEYVLKYFFMNSKAADIALREDDEVDA, encoded by the coding sequence ATGTCTGATTTAGTTGCAAATCCGGCGATTCAAGGTGCTGAATTGTTGGTACCGAAGGCATTTTTTCTAAGACCTTATGTTTGGCCCTTTTCCATTGTATATCCGATCTTCTTACAAGTTTATTTCCAACAATATGATAAGTACATTGGTGGTAAAGAATGGACTTTTGTATATACCATTGCTATTGTTTCTGtgaatttattgttttggttgATGCCACATTGGAacattgatattaatgCCAAGTTCAATTATACTAAAGTTGACAAGATTTCTGATGCTTCATATATAAAGATTACTCCAGCACCAAATTCCGGTATGGGTGAAATTTGTGAAATTAATCGTGAAACTTTCCATGATGgtgaaaaacaaattagTTTCTTATATCAAAAGAGAAGATATTTATTCCATTCTAAAATTGGTAAATTCTCTCCACCAGAATTTGTTTTCGATGAATCACCAAAATTAACCGTGTATCAAAATACTAAAGGTTTATCAGGAGATTTAGAAAAAATGATTAGAAATTATGGatctaataaatttgatatcCCAATTCCTACATTTATGGAATTATTCAAAGAACATGCAGTAGCACCATTTTTcgtttttcaaatcttttgTGTTGCCCTTTGGTGTATGGATGAACAATGGTATTATTCCTTGTTTTCCTTGTTTATGTTAGTTTCCTTTGAAATGACTACTGTTTTCCAAAGAAGAACCACTATGGCAGAGTTCCAAAGTATGGGTATTAAACCATACGATGTGTATGCTCATAGAGATGGTAAATGGATCAAAATTCCAACTACAGAATTATTACCTGgtgatttgatttcaattacAAGAACTAGTGAAGGAAGTGCCTTACCATGTGATTTATTGTTAGTTGATGGATCAGCAATTGTCAATGAAGCCATGTTGTCGGGTGAATCTACCccattattgaaagaatcTATTAAATTAAGACCAGCAGATGAACAATTACAACCAGAAGGATTTGATAAAAACTCCATTTTACATGGTGGTACTATGGCTTTACAAGTTACCAAACCTGAATCACCAATTGTCCCTGTTGCTCCAGATAATGGTGCCTTTGCTGTTGTTACCAAGACTGGGTTTGAAACATCTCAAGGTTCATTAGTTCGTATGATGATTTTCTCTAGTGAACGTGTTTCTGTTGGTAATAAAGAAgcattcttttttattttgtttttgttaataTTTGCCATTGCTGCTTCTTGGTATGTTTGGGTTGAAGGTACCAGAATGGGTAGAATCCAATCCAAATTAATTTTGGATtgtattattgttatcaCATCTGTTGTTCCTCCTGAATTGCCCATGGAATTGACCATGGCAGTGAACTCATCATTGTccaaattacaaaaattcTACATCTATTGTACTGAACCATTCAGAATTCCTTTAGCTGGTAGAATTGATGTTTGTTGTTTCGATAAAACTGGTACTTTAACTGCTGAAGATTTGGTATTTGAAGGATTGGCTGgttttaaaaatgatgatattcatcatttatACATTTGTGACGATGCACCAGAAACTACATCTTATGTTTTGGGTTCAGCCCATGCATTGGTTAGATTGGATGATGGTGAAGTTGTTGGTGATCCAATGGAACAAGCAACATTAAAAGCAGCTCATTGGAATGTTGGTGCTCATGACACCGTAGAAAGGGAAAGCAAAAAAAGTAAAGGCAAACAGGAAAAAATTAAGATTTTACGTCGTTTCCAATTTTCATCTGCCCTTAAGAGATCTTCTACTATTTCCCATATTAATACAATTTCTGGTAAGAATTTTGTTGCTGCTAAAGGTGCTCCTGAAACTATTCGTAATATGATTATTGATGCTCCGGAAAATTATGAAGAGATTTATAAATCATTCACTAGATCTGGATCCCGTGTTTTGGCACTTGCTTATAAGTATTTAGATTCCAATGTTAACGTCAACAAAGTTAAACGTGAAGATATTGAATCTAAATTACATTTTGCTGggtttattgttttccaTTGTCCATTGAAAGATGATGCCATTGAAACGATTAAAATGTTGAATGAATCATCACATCGTTCTATTATGATCACTGGTGATAATCCATTAACTGCTTGTCATGTTGCCAAAGAGGTTAATATTACCACTAAAgaagttttgattttggatgCTCCTGAAGACCATCATGAAATTGGTGAATATGACAATTTGGTATGGAGAAATGTTACTGAATCAGTTGTTATCCCATTTAAATCATCAGATAAAATCAATCTTGAATTGTTTAGCAAGTATGATATTTGTATTACCGGGTACGCCTTAAATTATTTGAGTGATCATGAACAAATTTTGGAATTGTTAAAACACACTTGGGTATATGCTAGAGTTTCACCAAcacaaaaagaatttattattacttcATTGAAAGATGCCGGTTATAATACATTAATGTGTGGTGATGGTACTAATGATGTTGGTGCTTTGAAACAAGCCAATATTGGGGTTGCTCTTTTGAATGGTACTGAAGAAGGTATGAATAAAATTGCAGAGAATAGAAAGATTGAAGCTACATTGAAAGTTTATGAAAAACAATCtcaaattttcaacaattgggGTAAACCGGCACCACCTGTGCCAGCAATTATTGCTCATTTATATCCACCAGGGCCTTTGAATCCTAAATATTTGGAAGCCATGGAAAAGAAAGGTGTAACTATTACTGATGATATGAGAAAAGCTGTTGTTGAAGCCATGAAGGAGCCAGTTAAAGTTCCAGAAAAGAATGCCAATGGTGGGTTTAATACTAATAGTAATTTTGCTGATACAATTCTTGGTGCCATGAATGATGCAGAAGCTGAAGATGAAGCACcagttttgaaattgggTGATGCTTCTGTGGCAGCTCCATTTACATCTAAATTGGCTAATGTTAATACTGTTACTCATATCATTCGTCAAGGTCGTGTTGCCTTAGtatcaacaattcaaaTGTACAAGATTTTGGCattgaattgtttgatttcatCTTATTCCCTTTCCGTGTTATATTTAGCTGGGATGAAATTTGGTGATGGACAAGCAACTATTTCAGGTATTTTATTATCTGTGTGCTTTTTATCAATCTCACGTGGTAGACCATTAGAGAAATTATCTAAGGAAAGACCTCAAGATggtattttcaatatttatattatggGGTCAATTTTAGGACAATTTGCCGTTCATATTATTactttgatttatattacTAGGGAGATTTATATTCTTGAACCAAGAGAACCAAAAGTtgatttagaaaaagaGTTTAGTCCATCTTTGTTAAATACTGGTATGTTCTTATTACAATTGGCTCAACAAGTTTCCACTTTTGCTGTTAATTATATTGGATTACCATTCAGAGAAAGTATTACCTCCAACAAAGGTATGTATTATGGATTATTGGGAGTTGCTGGTTTAACATTTTCTTGTTCCACTGAATTTATTCCTGAATTGAATGAAGTCATGCAATTTGTTCCAATGACACTTGATTTCAAAACTAAATTAACTGGATGCATAATATTAGATTTGGTGGTTACTTTTGCAATAGAATAcgttttgaaatatttctttatgAATTCTAAAGCAGCTGATATTGCATTAAgagaagatgatgaagttgaTGCATAG
- a CDS encoding mitochondrial thiamine pyrophosphate transporter, mitochondrial carrier family member, putative (Similar to S. cerevisiae TPC1;~In S. cerevisiae, mediates uptake of the essential cofactor thiamine pyrophosphate (ThPP) into mitochondria; expression appears to be regulated by carbon source; member of the mitochondrial carrier family) produces the protein MSTKREDHLKKGADVTPTEALAAGSIAGAISRAFTAPLDTIKIRLQLQPKGFKHRKSVVTIVKNLLENEGIIALWKGNVPAEILYILYGGVQFGSYSVISKSVSKLEKNYRINLSSANHSLIVGTGSGIVSTLVTYPFDLLRTRLIANKNRGLLSMTGTIKDIIKSEGIRGIYAGIRPAMLSVSSTTGLMFWSYELAREFSNSYQRVPFIEAICGFIAGATSKGITFPLDTLRKRCQMCSVVHGRPYTASHIFVTILKNEGVFGLYKGFGISVLKTAPTSALSLFMYEYSLSFIRRIRVIE, from the coding sequence atGTCAACTAAAAGAGAAGACCATTTAAAGAAAGGAGCAGATGTCACACCTACTGAAGCTTTAGCGGCTGGTTCAATAGCAGGGGCTATTTCTCGTGCATTCACTGCTCCATTAGATACTATCAAAATACGACTTCAATTACAACCTAAAGGGTTTAAACATCGGAAATCGGTGGTCACAATAGTGAAAAATCTATTAGAAAATGAAGGGATAATTGCATTATGGAAGGGTAATGTTCCAGCTGAGATActatatattttatatgGAGGAGTTCAATTTGGTTCATATTCAGTAATAAGTAAACTGGTTTCCAAATTAGAAAAGAATTATCGTATCAACTTATCTTCAGCTAATCATTCATTGATTGTTGGTACAGGTTCCGGGATTGTAAGTACTTTAGTTACTTACCCGTTTGACTTATTACGAACGAGATTGATTGCCAACAAAAATCGTGGTCTACTATCAATGACAGGAACAATAAAAGATATAATTAAACTGGAAGGAATACGTGGGATTTATGCGGGTATACGACCAGCAATGTTATCGGTTTCAAGCACTACAGGACTAATGTTTTGGTCATACGAATTAGCGCGTGAGTTTTCCAATAGTTATCAACGAGTTCCATTTATCGAGGCAATTTGTGGATTCATAGCTGGAGCTACTTCCAAAGGTATCACATTTCCTTTAGATACTTTGAGGAAAAGATGTCAAATGTGTTCTGTGGTCCATGGAAGACCTTATACAGCTCTGCATATATTTGTAACCATACTAAAGAATGAAGGTGTTTTCGGGTTATATAAAGGGTTTGGAATAAGTGTATTGAAAACTGCACCAACAAGTGCACTTTCATTATTCATGTATGAGTATTCGCTATCGTTTATTAGGAGAATTAGAGTTATAGAGTGA
- a CDS encoding conserved hypothetical protein (spliced gene): MVILSPHYNNDDTFGNSDMDDMEWNPEKQLLLENYITNYNGQLNDTRLFYNNLDWNYIFNLVGVNDQEFLMLKIDEIYDESINVYFKDDFNINQLVDHWKSKSNPIYQEVVQIVESLGLESFKLEALEESSSNQTPAKITTKTETIVTTPTTAKRVSSTPVPKLTKTERRLSLDLMHPRPSFGLNQESQLVKPPITSTTNIHVHAQQETASDLNPPVNLPSKKKFTFNKAKFTISTNKRQQEQQTNTAPRQRRTSTVDEQLPLYIRKQLTKNRPQQTITPKPSKHQFAQNSSPANSSPRGSYKRSSRIQNLLSNSQSLYVHSKDPANSAETSTHTSNDTDLRLRYYSDELDDEDNREYISPDSLTRYFGVHEDQEAEDNTDNDADDDSEEEEEEEENDFVNVGDDHDDYLFKI, from the exons ATGGTTATTTTATCACCCcattataataatgatgacaCTTTTGGGAATTCTGACATGGATGAT ATGGAGTGGAATCCAGAAAAACAACTTTTGTTAGAGAATTATATCACGAATTATAATGGACAACTTAATGACACCAGATTATTTTACAATAACTTAGATTGGAATtacatttttaatttagttGGTGTTAACGATCAAGAGTTTTTGATGTTAAAGATTGATGAAATATATGatgaatcaataaatgTGTACTTCAAAGATGACtttaatataaatcaactCGTGGACCATTGGAAGTCGAAAAGCAATCCCATTTACCAAGAAGTTGTACAAATAGTGGAGTCCTTGGGATTAGAATCATTTAAACTAGAAGCTCTAGAAGAATCAAGTTCGAATCAAACACCAGCTAAAATTACGACCAAGACCGAGACAATTGTTACAACACCAACCACAGCTAAAAGAGTGTCATCTACACCAGTTCCAAAATTAACCAAAACAGAAAGAAGATTATCACTTGATTTAATGCACCCAAGACCTTCATTTGGACTAAATCAAGAATCACAATTGGTAAAACCACCAATCACAAGTACTACCAATATTCATGTACATGCCCAACAAGAAACAGCATCAGACCTAAACCCGCCAGTAAATCTACcttcaaagaaaaaatttactTTCAATAAAGCCAAGTttacaatatcaacaaacaaacgaCAACAGGAACAACAAACTAACACTGCACCTCGCCAACGGAGAACATCTACTGTGGATGAACAATTACCATTGTATAtaagaaaacaattgacCAAGAATCGACCGCAACAAACAATCACCCCTAAACCATCGAAGCACCAGTTTGCTCAAAATTCATCACCAGCGAATTCGTCACCTCGTGGAAGTTACAAGAGATCTTCACGTATACAAAATCTATTGTCTAATTCGCAGTCATTATATGTACATTCGAAAGATCCGGCAAATAGTGCAGAAACAAGCACACACACAAGCAATGATACAGATCTACGATTACGTTATTATTCTGACGAGCTcgatgatgaagataatagAGAGTATATACTGCCTGATCTGCTAACACGTTATTTTGGAGTACATGAAGATCAAGAAGCTGAAGATAATACAGATAACGATGCAGATGATGATTctgaggaagaagaagaagaggaggaaaatgattttgttaatgttggtgatgatcacgatgattatttatttaaaatataa